In Notamacropus eugenii isolate mMacEug1 chromosome 1, mMacEug1.pri_v2, whole genome shotgun sequence, one genomic interval encodes:
- the TUSC1 gene encoding tumor suppressor candidate gene 1 protein — protein MWRMRGAAARRWGCGGDGSDGGGGGSCGPGQERLGRVYGGAGGGGCCCRGGWRGRAGGARQQLEERFADLAASHQEAIRARDERDRQNARLREENGRLRLENRRLKRENRSLFRQALQLQDEEQPREPLRAAPAAAGGGERGAPEVQEEKGGAHGARGHARGIVGDRREPRAGEGLEEPGSPRALRARLERLEAMYRRALLQLHQEQQWQQRQQRRAQAQKAEEEEERRLQLEIGAPDPAPLL, from the coding sequence ATGTGGCGCATGCGTGGTGCCGCCGCCAGGCGTTGGGGCTGCGGCGGCGACGGCAGCGATGGCGGTGGCGGGGGTAGCTGCGGCCCCGGACAGGAGCGCTTGGGCCGGGTGTACGGAGGGGCCGGCGGTGGCGGCTGCTGCTGCCGTGGCGGTTGGAGAGGCCGCGCGGGCGGCGCCCGGCAGCAGCTGGAGGAGCGGTTCGCGGACCTGGCCGCGAGCCATCAGGAGGCGATTCGCGCGCGCGATGAACGGGACCGGCAGAACGCACGGCTGCGCGAGGAGAACGGGCGCCTGAGGCTCGAGAACCGGCGGCTGAAGCGCGAGAACCGCAGCCTCTTCCGGCAGGCGCTGCAGCTGCAGGACGAAGAGCAGCCCCGGGAGCCCTTGCGGGCAGCCCCTGCCGcggcggggggaggggagcgcGGCGCGCCCGAGGTGCAGGAGGAAAAAGGAGGCGCCCATGGAGCCCGCGGCCACGCCCGGGGCATTGTGGGGGACCGGAGAGAGCCGAGAGCTGGGGAAGGCCTGGAGGAGCCTGGGAGCCCCCGGGCCCTGAGGGCCCGCCTCGAGAGGCTGGAGGCCATGTACCGCCGGGCCCTGCTGCAGCTACACCAGgaacagcagtggcagcagcggcagcagcgtCGGGCCCAGGCCCAGAAggcggaggaggaggaagaacgGCGGCTTCAGCTGGAGATCGGAGCTCCAGATCCCGCACCTCTCCTCTAG